GACGCCACCCCGGACGTCCCGCCCGCGGCGCCCCGCGACTGACACGACCGTGGACGTCGACAAGATCGTCGTCATCCTGGTCATCGCCGCGTTCTGCCTCGGCCCGCAGCGACTCGTCGGGTACTCCCGGCAGCTCGCGGTGGTCGTCCGGCGGGTCCGTGACTGGGCCGACACGACGAAGGCGGAGATCGAGCAGGAGACCGGCGTCGACATCGACTGGTCCGACCTCGACCCACGTCGGTACGACCCGCGGCGGATCATCCGGGACGCCCTGACGGAGCCGTTGGACGCGCGTCGGTCCGAGTCGGCGGTCGAGCCGCGGACGGCCGCGGTCCGCCCCGCGGCGGGCGAGGCGCCCGGTCGCTGACGCGACCACCCACCGGACGGGAGGCCCGTGGCGGCGTCGCCACGGGCCTCCCGTCCGTCTCGGGGTGCCGCCGACCGGCGGGCACTGCCATCGTGTTTCCCGATGGCCAGCGGCAGCCATTCGGGCTACCTCCGGCCCTGGCCCCTCGCCACGCTGGACCCATGCAGCTCTCCTCCCGCTTCACCACCCGCAACGCCGACCGCTTCCGGTTCGTCAAGGCCCCCGGCGTGGACACCCCGCCCGCCCAGCGCGACCCGGCGGTCATCGAGACGGTCAGCCGCATGCTCTCGGAGATCGAACGCGGTGGCATGGACGCCATCGCCCGGTACGCGAAGGAGCTCGACCGCCAGGATGCGCCGGTGGAACTGACCGCGGCGCAGATCGCCGCGAGCGGTGACCGCCTCGCGCCGGAACTCCGCGAAGCCATCGAGCTCGGGTCCGCCCGCACGAAGCAGTTCGCCGCGATGCAGCGCGAGCACCTCGCGGACTTCGAGGCCGAGCTCGTCGACGGGCTCGTCGTCGGCCAGCGCTACGTCCCGGTCGGCAGTGTCGGAGCGTACCTGCCGGCCGGGCGCTTCCCCCTCACCGCGAGCGCGTTCATGACGGTCGGCGTGGCGAAGGTCGCGGGCGTCCCCTCGGTCGTCGCGTGCACCCCGCCGCAGCCGGACGGCGGTGCGAACGACGCGGTCACGTACGCGGCGCACCTGTCCGGCGTCGACCGGCTGTTCGTGCTCGGGGGCGTCCAGGCGCTCGCCGCGATGGCGTTCGGCCTGCTCGACACCGACCTCGACCCGGTCGACATGATCGTCGGTGCCGGCAACGCCTACGTCGCCGAGGCCAAGCGGCAGCTGTTCGGCACCGTCGCCATCGACCTGCTCGCCGGACCGAGCGAGGTCGCGGTCATCGCGGACGACTCGGCCGACGCGGAGACCGTCGCCGCGGACCTCCTCGGACAGGCCGAACACGGTCCGAACTCGCCGGCAGCGCTGGTGACGACGTCCGAGCGGCTCGCGCACGAGGTCGTCGCGGCGGTCGAACGACAGCTCCCGACGCTGTCCACGAACGCGATCTGCGGCCCGGCCTGGCGCGACCACGGCTCGGTCGTGCTGGTACCGACCCGCGAGGACGCCGTCCTCGTGATGGACGAGTTCGCCCCGGAGCACCTCGAGGTGCAGACCACCGAGGACGACTGGTACCACGACCACCTCACGAACTACGGCTCGCTGTTCCTCGGCCGCTGGAGCACGGTCGCGTACTCCGACAAGGGCATGGCCGGGACGAACCACACCCTGCCGACCGCCGGGGGCGCGAAGCACAGCGCCGGCCTCTCGGTGTCCCGCTACCTCAAGCCCCTGACCTACCAGCGCATCGCCCGCGAGGCCACGCCCGCGGTCGCCCACGCCGTCGACGTCATCTCGGCGAGCGAGGGCATGAGCGCCCACCGCGCCACCGCCACGATGCGGCTCGATGCGTACGCTCCCGTCACCGCGACCACCGACTGACCACCCTGACACACCAGCACCAGCTCCACCCAACCCGTCCCTCCCCGAACCCCGAGCGCAACGGAGCCAGCGATGACCACCGAGCACCACCCCTCCCCAGCCGCCCCCGGCCTGAAGCGCGAACTCAAGGTCGCCGACGCCGCAGCGTTCTCCGTCGGTCTGATCGGACCCGTCGGCGTCATGGCACTCCTCGGCGCCGGTGCCGCGGGCATCCTCGGCCGCGGCGCCACCTGGGCCTTCGTGTTCGCCCTCGTCGCGGTGTCGCTCGTCGCGTACGGCTTCGTGAAGCTCTCCCGGCACATCGCCCACACCGGCTCGGTCTACGCGACGGTCGGCCTCACGCTGGGAGCCCGGGCCGGGTTCGTCGCCGGCTGGGCGCTGTTCTTCGCGTACGTGACCATCGGCGCGGGCTCCGGCATCGAGATCAGCCTGTTCGTCACGCAACTGCTGAACGACGTCGGGCTCGCCGTGCAGCCGGACTGGATCTGGATCACGATCGTCGCGCTGGCCGTCGTCGTCCTGCTCGGTCGCCGCGAGGTGCACGTCATCACCCGGTCGCTCCTCTACGCCGAGCTCATCGGCGCGGTGCTCGTCACGATCCTCAACGTCGTCGTGCTCGTGCGCCTCGGTGTCGGGGCGGCGCCGGCAGGGCGACACCTCAGCTGGGACTTCCTGGAACTCCCGAGCGGCACAGACGTCGGCCTCATCGCCGGCGCCGCGGTCTTCGGGTTCCTCGCGTTCGCCGGCTTCGAGGGCGCCGCCACCCTCGGCGAGGAGACGAGCAACCCGAAGCGGGACATCCCGAAGGCCCTGAAGATCGCGATCGTCGTCGTCGGTGCGTTCTACCTCCTCTCGATCGTCGCGCAGTCGCTCGGCTACGGCACCTCCGCCGCAGGGGTGAAGCAGTTCGCGGGCTCCGCCGCGCCGTACGGCGACCTCGCCCGCACGTACGTCGGCAGCTGGCTCGCCGACCTGCTCACCCTCGCCGCCGTGGTCAGCCTGTTCGCGATCTTCCTCGGCACGCTCTCCGGGGCGTCGCGCGTCCTCTTCGCGTTGTCCCGGGACACCGGGATCGCCCGTCCGATCGCGAAGCTGTCGCCCCAGGGCTCGCCGGTGAACGCGCTGAGCGTCGTCGCCGTGGTCGTCGTCCTGGTCGTGATCGGCGAGCGGCTCACCGGGGCCGCCGTGCTCGACGCCACCTACTGGGCGCTGACGGTCGGGACGATCGCGCTGCTCGTCGCCTACGTCCTCGCGACCGTCGGCGCCGTCCGGTTCCTGTTCTTCTCGCACCGGACCGACACCCCGAAGTGGCAGATCGTCGTGCCGGTGCTCGCGCTGGCGCTCGTGCTCTACACGATCTACAAGAACGCCGTCGGACTCGAGGCCCCCTACAGCTGGTTCCCGTACATCGTCGCGGTCTGGCTGCTCATCGGGCTCGCGATCACGTTCCGCAGGGGACTGGTCGGACGGGTCGGCGCCGCGTTGGCAGCCTCGACGGGGGACGGCCTGGAGGCGCCTCCCGCAGCGACCGACGGCGGCTCGCCCAGGCGGGCGCACACGTCCCGCGACGACGAGGACGTGGTCCTGTGACCCGCGTCGCCGCGGTCCAGCTCGCGCCCGTCGTCGGCGACCTCGCCGCGAACGCGGCGACCGTCGGGGCGGCGCTCGCCGCCGTGCCGGACGACGTGGACGTCGTCGTCCTGCCCGAGCTCGCCACCAGCGGCTACGTGTTCCGGGACGCCGCGGAAGCACGCTCCTGCGCCGTCCCCGCGACCGACGCGACCGTCACGGGGTGGGCGACCACTGCCTCCCGGCTGGCCGGCGGAGCCGGAGGGGTCGTCGTCGGCGGCTTCGCCGAACTCGGCGAGGACGACGTCGTGTACAACTCGGCCGCCGTCGTCGACGCGTCGGGAGTCCTCGGCGTGTACCGCAAGGTGCACCTGTGGGACGGCGAGAAGGCCTGCTTCACGGCGGGGGACCAACCACCGCTCGTCGTCGACACCCCGCACGGACGGATCGGCGTCGCGATCTGCTTCGACATGGAGTTCCCGGAGTGGACCCGCCTCGCGGCCCTCGACGGAGCGGAACTGCTCGCGGTCCCGACGAACTGGCCGTGGGTGGACCGTCCTGAGGGGGAGCGGGCTCCCGAGGTGCAGATCGCGATGGCCGCGGCACGGGTGAACCGGATGGCCATCGCGTGCGCGGACCGGTGCGGCACCGAGCGGGGCGTCGACTGGAACGAGGGGACCTCGATCGTCGACGCCGATGGGTGGGTGCGCGCCGCGACCGGCCCGGGAGCGGGGATGGTCGTCGCCGACCTCGACCTCGCCGCCGCACGGGACAAGACGCTCAGCCCCGTCGCGGACCTCTTCGGGGACCGGCGGCCAGACCTCTACGGGCCGCTCGGTCGTCCGTGACGGGTCCGCCCGGGGTCGGCTTCGGTTCGACCGTCGCGCCTCGTCAGCCCTCGGTGAGGAGCTCGCGTGCCAGGCGCGCGAGCTCCGCGGTGGCGGCCGACAGGACCGACCCGTCCCGCTCGACGAGCGCGACGGTGTCGAGCACCGGCTCGGCGAACGGCGTCCAGTGCAGGCCGAGCGCCGCGGCCGACACCTCGGCGACCGCGCGGGCGATGAACGTGTCGCCGACGCCGGACGCCACGAGGGCGAGCGCCGTCTCCACCTGCTCGACCTCGACG
This is a stretch of genomic DNA from Curtobacterium sp. 458. It encodes these proteins:
- the hisD gene encoding histidinol dehydrogenase, yielding MQLSSRFTTRNADRFRFVKAPGVDTPPAQRDPAVIETVSRMLSEIERGGMDAIARYAKELDRQDAPVELTAAQIAASGDRLAPELREAIELGSARTKQFAAMQREHLADFEAELVDGLVVGQRYVPVGSVGAYLPAGRFPLTASAFMTVGVAKVAGVPSVVACTPPQPDGGANDAVTYAAHLSGVDRLFVLGGVQALAAMAFGLLDTDLDPVDMIVGAGNAYVAEAKRQLFGTVAIDLLAGPSEVAVIADDSADAETVAADLLGQAEHGPNSPAALVTTSERLAHEVVAAVERQLPTLSTNAICGPAWRDHGSVVLVPTREDAVLVMDEFAPEHLEVQTTEDDWYHDHLTNYGSLFLGRWSTVAYSDKGMAGTNHTLPTAGGAKHSAGLSVSRYLKPLTYQRIAREATPAVAHAVDVISASEGMSAHRATATMRLDAYAPVTATTD
- a CDS encoding nitrilase-related carbon-nitrogen hydrolase produces the protein MTRVAAVQLAPVVGDLAANAATVGAALAAVPDDVDVVVLPELATSGYVFRDAAEARSCAVPATDATVTGWATTASRLAGGAGGVVVGGFAELGEDDVVYNSAAVVDASGVLGVYRKVHLWDGEKACFTAGDQPPLVVDTPHGRIGVAICFDMEFPEWTRLAALDGAELLAVPTNWPWVDRPEGERAPEVQIAMAAARVNRMAIACADRCGTERGVDWNEGTSIVDADGWVRAATGPGAGMVVADLDLAAARDKTLSPVADLFGDRRPDLYGPLGRP
- a CDS encoding Sec-independent protein translocase TatB, whose product is MDVDKIVVILVIAAFCLGPQRLVGYSRQLAVVVRRVRDWADTTKAEIEQETGVDIDWSDLDPRRYDPRRIIRDALTEPLDARRSESAVEPRTAAVRPAAGEAPGR
- a CDS encoding APC family permease, which translates into the protein MTTEHHPSPAAPGLKRELKVADAAAFSVGLIGPVGVMALLGAGAAGILGRGATWAFVFALVAVSLVAYGFVKLSRHIAHTGSVYATVGLTLGARAGFVAGWALFFAYVTIGAGSGIEISLFVTQLLNDVGLAVQPDWIWITIVALAVVVLLGRREVHVITRSLLYAELIGAVLVTILNVVVLVRLGVGAAPAGRHLSWDFLELPSGTDVGLIAGAAVFGFLAFAGFEGAATLGEETSNPKRDIPKALKIAIVVVGAFYLLSIVAQSLGYGTSAAGVKQFAGSAAPYGDLARTYVGSWLADLLTLAAVVSLFAIFLGTLSGASRVLFALSRDTGIARPIAKLSPQGSPVNALSVVAVVVVLVVIGERLTGAAVLDATYWALTVGTIALLVAYVLATVGAVRFLFFSHRTDTPKWQIVVPVLALALVLYTIYKNAVGLEAPYSWFPYIVAVWLLIGLAITFRRGLVGRVGAALAASTGDGLEAPPAATDGGSPRRAHTSRDDEDVVL